agGAAGCATTGGCAGAACGGAAATCCGCTTGCTGGGTTTAAAGGGTCTTTAAAATGTTGCGAGTGTTAGATTGCAAGTCTTTTCTaaatacaaaacagaagaaaagaccGCAGTGTTTCCCTTGGACTTAAAGAAAATTGCTAGGTCTCCGACGTAGGATAATTTCATGTCCGCCACAGAAAAAGTGTTTAGAAAGAAATCCTGCCCGATAGCACAATGTGctgtacatgttttgtttttattggaggCTGGAGTGAGGAGAAAAGTGATGCGGAGCGGGGTCTGGGTTGTATGGAGAAACCAGTTCGTCCCTCCTGCCCGTCTGGACGTTGTGTTTCTTTCCCTCCTGCTTCTTTTTAAGATGGATCTGAAAATTCAGGCTCAGCTTTGCTTGTTTGGGAAAAACCagtttcactgattttatttattgctccAGATTTGGGCATGAGAATAAATCTTTTTCCTATTTACTGTTTGAACTCAGTGTGAGGGAACGGATCTCATTATATTTCTTATCCATACAGACATGGGGATATTTAGACCAGACCACATACAACTGGAGGTCGCATAAAAGAGATTTATTGGTTAATTGACGCTGCCTAATACACATGTAAACCCCAGTAAGCCAAGGCTGCCGAAGGAGCCCCGGTTATAGCGTAAAATAAGAACCACAATCCCTGGGTTCGAGTTGCCCTGCCTTGCCCAGCCCAGTGATTCCTTTCTTCACCTGAAAAACGAGGGAACGAGAactcctgccttctctctccaGCCTGGGTGCAAGAAaaacttttctttgcttttctttttccgcCACCACTCTGTTTTCAGAAACAGCTCCCCAAAGCGCAACACTCTGAGCCCCAAAGTTCTTCCCAGGGTATCCTCTGAAAAGCAAGTTGCGGGGTGAGGACTGCAGGTAATCAGGAAAacttcactttattattattactattactgcCTAACAGGAGTGGTTTGCTTTGGAGGAGGGGGCTTTGTTTTCATATGTGGCCAACTTGCTGTATCTGGAGAGATTTCGCCTCCTCTCTGTTTTGAGGGTCAGGGATTCACCCTCCCAAAAAGGAAACAGCTACACCAACCTACCAAAATAGAATTCGAAAAGGTCTGCCTCTGTCCTGCTGTTCACAAAGCCCCTGGCTTCGTCTCCTCGGGGCCATCTGGGGACCTTGCGCCTCCCAGAGCACGGACACCCCCTCAGAGTCGCCCAgtcgggctgggctgggctgtccCAGGAAGGGCTCCACCGCCTCAGGTCGGCCGCTTAACAAGCATCCCCCCCCCTTCCCACTTCTCGGTTGATGATCTAATTGAATTATGCCTTTTTGTTACAGGGGCTACAGAGCACGTGCTGGAGGCAATTAATTATCGGAATGTGGCCATATCAAAACGGACACTGGGCACCCGGTAGGTCAGCAGCCGTAACATCCCGCTGCCCTGCGCTCAGGACCCCTCCTCCAGAAGGGGCCGCCTGGGCTCCCTCGGCCCCTTCTCCCGGCTGCCCGTCCTGCCTCCCAGACGAGCAAGGCCCCAGGTTCTCGGGGGTACCTGGCTGGGCTCCCGGCAAACCCTCGCGCCAGCGCTGGCCATGCTAGGGCCtgacagcaccccccccccacccgcgcccctcctcccccaagccTGGAGCACCGCTGTCCTCCGCACTGGCGACGGGAGGAAATCCAAACTTTTTCTAGGCGACTCCGCGCCCGGGGTCCGTGGGGGTCGGTGGGAGGtgaagagaggtagagggaaggaTATAAAGGGCAAAGTGAAAAGAAacggggaaagaaagaaaagcaatccTCGCTTTTTGTAACCCTGACTCCAGGGAATTCATTTGCATGATTTAGGCATATTTGTTCTTCttggagccccctcccccccctgcAAAGAAACCTTCTGCTGAGCGGCCCTGAAACCTTCTTGGAAAGGCTAATTTCAGTAGATGCAATCATGTAAGTCAGTAATGAACTCACCCTCCGACCTGGGGAGAGAGCtgtggatggagagggagaattGGGGCCAGTTGGATAGGAGGGGGTGACTACGGTTAGTGTGCTACCGGCaggcccccctcacccccagcaaaATGGCTAAGAAAGAAGGTGAAGCCTTTTCCAGGCCAGGCAGATTGGGGGGCAGGAAGTGAAAGGCTGCAGTAAGAAAGCGCTGCTTGAGGCTGTCTCTCCAAGCGCCTCTGAACTTGATCAGATGTTGTTTCCTACAGAGAGATGGAGGCCAGGCTGTGAGGCTGACTCAAGGCGCCGACTTTGGGGGCTCGCCCCGTTCGGGATGTGACAATCACTGCCATCTTTCTGTGGGCCTCTTCTTTCCACTCCCACTCTCCTGCATTCTTTGCAAATGCCCCGCCGgacaaaaaaaatgagtggatTTATAGTCCTGTCTGAACCTGGCCATTAAGTCCAGAAAGACCtagcaccaggcggggtgggggtgggggtggggggtgggtgtgatTCAACACACAACTCTCCAAAGTAAATCCTCAAGGGGTAAGAATTCCCTGAGGTCACTGTGTGCTTCTCTGGGTAGGAGTAGAGAGGAGAGCAAAGCCTCGGCAGTTCCGAGGCTAAGAAATTCCACCTCACAGTCCCCAttcccgcccctgcccccagtTTTGCATTTGAAAATGCTGAGAATTCGAAGCAGATTCCCCTTTGGGTTGGAAACCAGGCTGATCCTGTGTGCGTCTAGTTAATTTGCTATACAGTGTGTTTAATGTGTCATGTGCGTGTTTTGTTTGCGCATGGTAAGTATATTCTGTGCGTGtttagtatttgtatttctgtgtttgcTGTGTTATGTGGGTGTATTGACTCCGTTAGCTGTTCGGTTTGTTATGTGCCTATGTTTTTACTGTTTCGTGTGTACTTTGTCGCGTTGCTGTGTTGTGTGCTTACTGCTGTGTTTAGCTCTGTGAGTGTAAACTGTGCTGCGTGCGTGTTCCTAGCTACATGCTGGCGTTTACTGTGCTGTATGTTTGTTGAATTGTGGCTGGTGTGTCATATacggggggaggcaggggcagtggCGAGGACAGCCACCAGTCACAAACTAAAGAGTCAACGCTTGGCTCCGACGGAAGCAAGGGAGATCGGCTCTAATTGCCATCTTTCCCCCTGGTTTGGGCCTCAGACGGCCAGCAGCAGCTTGGGGCCCGGACGGCGAGCCGGCCGGCCCGGGTCCGTGTTCTGGGAGCCATCAGGGCCCGCTGCGGCGTGTGCGGAGGACGCAGCTAATGGGCCGTGAACCTGGAGCTGCTGTGCTCGCCCCACGATcggcgccccgcggccgccgAGAGGGCGCTTTCTCAGGGTGGTGGTCGGCGGGGGCCCAAGCGGGACTGGACGTCCGGCGCCGCGCCGACGGTGGGAACGATCCCTGCGGGGCAAATAGTGCATTTGGCCCAAGCGGGTAAAGCGCGTGAGGGGCGCTCGCCCGCTTCGGGCCGAAGGGAAGCCAGGGGGAGAGGCCCGGCTCCGCCCCGCCGGCCGCTGACTCGAGCCCGTCTCCAGTTCCCCACAGCAGCACAAGCTCCGCGGAGTCCACTCGCGGGCgcctggccgccgccgccgccgccgcctcaccTGCCAGGCGCCCGGCCACGACCCAATCAGCGGCGGTCGCTCGGCTGCAGCTGCCATGTTCCCCGCTCCGCGCTGCCAATCAGCGTGGCGGTGGCCAATGGGCTGCAGGGCCGGGGGTCAGGTGACCACGGGCCTGCCGGTTCCCCATTGGCGCGCGCGGCGCGGCCTCCCGCTCGGTTTATGTGAGAGGAGTGAGTGATTGACTTTATCAGTCCAAGGACATTACTCTGGAGGCGAAGAGGCTGGGACTCGCGCGGCGAGCGGCGAGGACCGAGCCTGCCTCCAGCCCGCTGCCTGCCCGCCGGCCACGAGCCGGCTCTGCCACGCAGCGCAGCCCAGTCGGAAGGCCGGTGCCGAGGGAGCCTCCTGGCCCCGCGGTGCTGCACTCTCGGGGAGAGGAGAGGTGCCCGGGACCGGATTGGCCAACTCCGCCCTCCacttattattttgcttatttttctttgtgcGCGCCTGTTAGTTTGTTAAACCAGATCTAGTCCCAGAgtcttttctcctcccttctccccgctccttcttcccccctcctccccccctcctgctcctctacttcccctcctccctcctatCCCTCTGCAGGAGACTCTCAGAGCGACGGAAAGTTGCAGCCCCTGGCACCGCCTTGGGGGTCTCCCGGCAGTGTCCAACGGCCGCCACCCCTCGCCGACTACGGCACTTCGGAGATCTCCTTCGCCCGCACCCTCGCTCAGTTCAGCGGTATCGCCTGTGCCGAGAACGCCCCACCCATGACGATGCTCCTGGACGGAGGCCCGCAGTTCCCCGGGCTGGGAGTGGGCAGCTTCGGCGCGCCGCGCCACCACGAGATGCCCAACCGCGAGCCGGCGGGCATGGGGCTGAATCCCTTCGGGGACTCGCCccacgctgccgccgccgccgccgctgctgcctTCAAGCTGAGCCCCGCCGCGGCTCACGATCTGTCTTCGGGCCAGAGCTCTGCGTTCACGCCGCAGGGCTCGGGTTACGCCAACGCCCTGggccatcatcaccaccaccatcaccaccatcaccacgcCGGCCAGGTGCCCAGCTACGGCGGTGCCGCCTCCGCCGCCTTCAACTCCACGCGCGACTTTCTGTTCCGCCAGCGCGGCTCCGGGCTCGGCGAGGCGGCCTCGGGTGGCGGGCAACACGGGCTCTTCGCCGGCTCGGCGAGCAGCCTGCACGCTCCGGCTGGCATTCCCGAGCCCCCTGGCTACCTGCTCTTCCCTGGGCTGCATGAGCAGGGCGCCGGGCACCCGTCGCCCACAGGGCACGTGGACAACAACCAGGTCCACCTGGGGCTGCGCGGGGAGCTGTTCGGCCGCGCCGACCCGTACCGCCCCGTGGCCAGCCCGCGCACGGACCCCTACACGGCCGGCGCGCAGTTCCCTAACTACAGCCCCATGAACATGAACATGGGCGTGAACGTGGCGGCGCACCACGGGCCCGGCGCCTTCTTCCGTTATATGCGTCAGCCCATCAAACAGGAGCTGTCGTGCAAGTGGATCGACGAGGCTCAGCTGAGCCGGCCCAAGAAGAGCTGCGACCGGACCTTCAGCACCATGCACGAGCTGGTGACACATGTCACCATGGAGCATGTGGGGGGCCCGGAGCAGAACAACCACGTCTGCTACTGGGAGGAATGCCCTCGCGAGGGCAAGTCCTTCAAGGCGAAGTACAAACTGGTCAACCACATTCGAGTGCACACGGGCGAGAaacccttcccctgccccttcccggGCTGCGGAAAGATCTTTGCCCGCTCCGAGAACCTCAAGATCCACAAGAGGACCCACACAGGTAAGGGGGAAGGCAGGCGGGCGCGGGATTCACCGCGGCACCGCGCCACGGAGCCGACTTGCAGCGCGCGGGAGAGGGGTGGCGACCAAAGAGAGGGGCGGCGCCCCGCCGGGGCCGTTCGGGAAAGAAGCGCTGTCACAGTCCCTCCACCTCTCGTCCTCCCCGCCCCGCGGCGCTTTCGCCCAGTTCTAACTTCCCGGGCCGAAGGCTCCGAGGTCTCAGGAACTAATTGGAACCTTCTCGCGCCCAGGAACAAACTGGCGCCgcctctttttgtctctctttctgggtTACTAGGAAGGGACTCCGAATGTGACGAGAGCGGATTGCTTACAAGCGACTTAGCTCTCGGCACACATTCGGGGAAGGCGACCATACAAATGCTAATGAAAACTAACTTTCGGTTAC
The Vulpes vulpes isolate BD-2025 chromosome X, VulVul3, whole genome shotgun sequence genome window above contains:
- the ZIC3 gene encoding zinc finger protein ZIC 3 isoform X1, producing the protein MWPYQNGHWAPGDSQSDGKLQPLAPPWGSPGSVQRPPPLADYGTSEISFARTLAQFSGIACAENAPPMTMLLDGGPQFPGLGVGSFGAPRHHEMPNREPAGMGLNPFGDSPHAAAAAAAAAFKLSPAAAHDLSSGQSSAFTPQGSGYANALGHHHHHHHHHHHAGQVPSYGGAASAAFNSTRDFLFRQRGSGLGEAASGGGQHGLFAGSASSLHAPAGIPEPPGYLLFPGLHEQGAGHPSPTGHVDNNQVHLGLRGELFGRADPYRPVASPRTDPYTAGAQFPNYSPMNMNMGVNVAAHHGPGAFFRYMRQPIKQELSCKWIDEAQLSRPKKSCDRTFSTMHELVTHVTMEHVGGPEQNNHVCYWEECPREGKSFKAKYKLVNHIRVHTGEKPFPCPFPGCGKIFARSENLKIHKRTHTGEKPFKCEFEGCDRRFANSSDRKKHMHVHTSDKPYICKVCDKSYTHPSSLRKHMKVHESQGSDSSPAASSGYESSTPPAIASANSKDTTKTPSAVQTSTSHNPGLPPNFNEWYV
- the ZIC3 gene encoding zinc finger protein ZIC 3 isoform X2, coding for MTMLLDGGPQFPGLGVGSFGAPRHHEMPNREPAGMGLNPFGDSPHAAAAAAAAAFKLSPAAAHDLSSGQSSAFTPQGSGYANALGHHHHHHHHHHHAGQVPSYGGAASAAFNSTRDFLFRQRGSGLGEAASGGGQHGLFAGSASSLHAPAGIPEPPGYLLFPGLHEQGAGHPSPTGHVDNNQVHLGLRGELFGRADPYRPVASPRTDPYTAGAQFPNYSPMNMNMGVNVAAHHGPGAFFRYMRQPIKQELSCKWIDEAQLSRPKKSCDRTFSTMHELVTHVTMEHVGGPEQNNHVCYWEECPREGKSFKAKYKLVNHIRVHTGEKPFPCPFPGCGKIFARSENLKIHKRTHTGEKPFKCEFEGCDRRFANSSDRKKHMHVHTSDKPYICKVCDKSYTHPSSLRKHMKCCPAWYPGQTLIPDEELDTDVGMQQPALHNTTYPKCRVNAEPTVQEMIY